From the Desulforhopalus sp. genome, one window contains:
- a CDS encoding FAD-dependent oxidoreductase has product MSQNLYQFIEVKRVDPHKKAIERRRREFVEIYQPFEKRQVQMQADRCLDCGNPYCEWKCPVHNYIPDWLRLANEGRIIEAAELCHQTNSLPEVCGRVCPQDRLCEGACTLHNDYGAVTIGNIEKYIVDTALQMGWRPDLSRVKATGKKVAVIGAGPAGLGCADVLIRNGVVPTVFDRHPEIGGLLTFGIPSFKLEKKVMELRRRVFVEMGIEFRLGIEIGRDLTFAELLGDYDAVFVGTGTYTPMRAGLDNEEAPGVYKALDYLIGNTDQRMGVKRDRYPYINLAGQRVVVLGGGDTAMDCLRTAIRQGAAEVTCAYRRDRANMPGSAREVRNAEDEGVQFLWNLQPLSIVVDAAGRASGVWVVSTQLGEPDARGRRQPEPVPGTETVLAADSIIIAFGFRPSPPPWLVDNGVILNGRGLIQAQASGSYPYQTTNPKVFAGGDAVRGSDLVVTAIAEGRMAAQGILDWLRV; this is encoded by the coding sequence ATGAGCCAGAATCTCTATCAGTTTATCGAAGTCAAACGAGTCGATCCCCATAAAAAGGCCATCGAGCGGCGGCGCCGCGAGTTCGTCGAGATCTACCAGCCCTTTGAGAAGCGGCAGGTACAGATGCAGGCCGACCGCTGCCTCGACTGCGGCAATCCGTACTGTGAGTGGAAGTGTCCGGTGCACAACTATATCCCCGACTGGCTGCGTCTGGCAAACGAGGGGCGGATCATCGAGGCCGCTGAGCTTTGCCACCAGACCAACAGTCTGCCCGAGGTCTGCGGCCGGGTCTGCCCCCAAGACCGGCTGTGCGAAGGGGCCTGCACCCTCCATAACGACTACGGGGCGGTGACCATCGGCAATATCGAGAAGTACATCGTCGATACCGCCCTGCAGATGGGCTGGCGGCCCGATCTTAGCCGGGTGAAAGCGACGGGCAAAAAGGTGGCGGTGATCGGAGCCGGGCCGGCCGGTCTTGGCTGCGCTGATGTGCTGATCCGCAACGGCGTCGTACCGACGGTCTTTGACCGCCATCCGGAGATCGGTGGCCTGTTGACCTTCGGCATCCCGTCCTTCAAGCTGGAAAAGAAGGTCATGGAGCTCAGGCGCAGGGTATTTGTCGAGATGGGCATCGAGTTCCGTCTTGGGATAGAGATCGGCCGCGACCTGACCTTTGCCGAGCTGCTCGGCGATTATGACGCAGTCTTTGTCGGCACAGGGACCTATACTCCTATGCGCGCGGGGCTAGATAATGAAGAGGCGCCGGGCGTTTATAAGGCTCTTGATTACCTGATCGGCAACACCGATCAGCGCATGGGGGTGAAACGCGACCGCTATCCTTACATTAATCTGGCAGGCCAGCGGGTTGTGGTGCTCGGCGGCGGCGATACCGCCATGGACTGCCTGCGCACCGCCATTCGCCAGGGCGCCGCCGAGGTCACCTGCGCCTATCGCCGCGACCGGGCCAATATGCCCGGTTCGGCGCGCGAGGTAAGAAATGCCGAGGATGAAGGCGTGCAGTTTCTGTGGAATCTCCAGCCGCTCAGTATCGTCGTCGACGCAGCCGGCAGGGCGAGCGGCGTCTGGGTGGTTTCCACCCAATTGGGGGAACCCGATGCCCGTGGCCGCAGGCAGCCGGAGCCTGTCCCCGGGACGGAGACGGTGCTTGCGGCCGACAGTATTATCATCGCCTTTGGTTTCCGGCCCAGTCCGCCGCCCTGGCTCGTTGACAACGGTGTTATCCTGAACGGTCGTGGCCTTATCCAGGCACAGGCCTCGGGCAGCTATCCCTATCAAACAACCAATCCCAAGGTCTTTGCCGGTGGCGATGCCGTCCGCGGCTCCGACCTCGTGGTCACCGCCATCGCCGAGGGGCGAATGGCGGCGCAGGGGATCCTGGATTGGCTTAGGGTGTAG
- a CDS encoding rhodanese-like domain-containing protein: MKKIVLAVILTVLAATGAYALGTDNFKEEVEKEALAVKLAREVVKGGYGIVTTEELQGIQKAGEDVLLIDTMPFEASYKKGHIPKAKQFAFPIADMNDWDSKETEGKSLEDFQKLLGADKGKKIIFYCGFVKCTRSHNGAVWAKKLGYTNVYRHPGGIFAWRGAEYQVETGE, from the coding sequence ATGAAAAAAATCGTACTGGCGGTAATTCTCACTGTCCTTGCTGCTACCGGAGCCTACGCCTTGGGTACCGATAACTTCAAGGAAGAGGTGGAGAAAGAGGCACTGGCTGTCAAGCTGGCGCGGGAGGTGGTGAAGGGCGGCTACGGCATCGTCACCACGGAGGAGTTGCAAGGGATTCAAAAGGCCGGAGAGGATGTGTTGCTGATCGACACCATGCCTTTTGAGGCGAGCTACAAGAAGGGGCATATCCCCAAGGCCAAGCAGTTTGCCTTTCCCATTGCCGATATGAACGACTGGGACAGCAAGGAAACGGAAGGAAAAAGCCTGGAGGATTTTCAGAAACTCCTCGGCGCCGACAAGGGCAAAAAGATTATTTTCTACTGCGGCTTTGTCAAATGCACGAGAAGCCATAACGGCGCCGTCTGGGCGAAAAAACTCGGCTACACCAACGTGTATCGCCATCCGGGCGGCATCTTCGCCTGGCGCGGTGCCGAGTACCAGGTCGAGACCGGGGAGTAA
- the gltB gene encoding glutamate synthase large subunit — protein MSLYNPDVVKDNCGFGLMAHLTGEPSHKLVRTAISSLARMAHRGGIAADGRTGDGCGLLLQKPDTFFQSIAQEQGWTLGGRYGVGMVFFSREGAKAGVARAVINEELARETLSVVGWREVPVDPEVLGRFARSTMPTIAQVVFNGPFGWGSKDLERRLYMVKRRVEKRVVGDPDFYIASLSGLVIVYKGLCRPVDLPKFFPDLADFRMQSAICLFHQRFSTNTLPKWPLAHPFRYLAHNGEINTITGNRQWSRSRSYKFRSPLLPDMAEAAPFVNSTGSDSSALDNMLELFLAGGMDLFRAFRLLVPPAWQQHPDMDEDLRAFYDFNSMHMEPWDGPAGIVMSDGRFAACGLDRNGLRPARYVVTKDNLITLASEVGIWDYEPDEVIEKGRVGPGELLVIDTLTGRRWTSWDIDRELKSRHPYKKWMDKCCRHLRSFDYEEGLPTGERELDDDRLLLYQKLFGWSNEELEQMVAVLGATGQEPVGSMGDDAPMAVLSGRERSLYDYFRQMFAQVTNPPIDPLRERHVMSLATCVGREQNVFDEAEGHAWRVMFQSPVLVYSDLQQLKDLNQTHYKHVVLDLNYRRATGLAAAVAELARQALAAAEDGAVLLILSDRAIDQETLPMPAAMAVGAVQKILVDHNRRCDTNIIVETASVRDPHHFAVLLGMGATAVYPYLVYESLARMISDGTMGGELRQAISNYRKGIDKGLLKILSKMGIATIASYRCSQLFEAVGLGREVVELCFPGVVSRIEGAGFADFQEDQERLAKEAWQRVHKPLGRGGLFKYIHGGEYHAYNPDIVQALQKAVRTGNFADYQVYSSLVDNRPVACLRDLLHLKTGTTPIAMTEVEAAENFYRRFDSAAMSIGALGQEAHEALAIGMNRLGGYSNSGEGGEDPARFGTERVSKIKQVASGRFGVTPHYLVNAEVLQIKMAQGAKPGEGGQLPGHKVTAQIAALRYSVPGVTLISPPPHHDIYSIEDLAQLIFDLKQVNPQALVSVKLVSEPGVGTIATGVVKAYADLITISGYDGGTGASPLTSVKYAGCPWELGLAETQQALVANGLRHKVRLQVDGGLKTGRDIVKAAILGAESFGFGTGPLISLGCKFLRICHLNNCATGVATQDETLRKEYFAGVPAMVMNYFRFMVEETRQLMAELGVARLTDLIGRTDLLEEVEGMTPRQKKLVLLPILATTQPPEGSSLCHRENNVPDDPGTLNLELVQRFEEAVQTGVGGGGSYVIRNTDRTVGARLSGLIADRYGNRGMEDMPITLHFTGTAGQSFGAWNAGGLNLVLTGDANDYVGKGMAGGKLVVRPPLGVAYKSHEATIIGNTCLYGATGGKLYAAGKAGERFAVRNSGAKAVVEGIGDNGCEYMTGGVVTILGETGVNFGAGMTGGFAYVLDEKGAFAARVNPELVEVLSLEGRAVLQEHLRGIINNHLLETGSARAERILSGFDEHYAALFKLVKPRSADVATLLGHRGNSPRETLAVVQ, from the coding sequence ATGAGCCTGTATAATCCCGATGTGGTTAAAGACAACTGCGGCTTTGGCCTGATGGCCCATCTCACCGGCGAACCGAGCCATAAGCTGGTGCGCACCGCCATCTCGTCGCTGGCCCGCATGGCCCACCGTGGCGGTATTGCCGCCGATGGCCGCACCGGCGACGGCTGTGGCCTTCTGCTGCAAAAACCCGACACCTTTTTCCAGTCCATCGCCCAGGAACAGGGCTGGACCCTTGGCGGCCGGTATGGGGTGGGCATGGTCTTTTTCAGTCGGGAAGGGGCAAAGGCGGGTGTCGCCAGGGCGGTCATAAACGAGGAATTGGCGCGGGAGACCCTGTCGGTTGTGGGTTGGCGAGAGGTGCCGGTCGATCCGGAGGTGCTTGGCCGATTTGCCCGCAGCACCATGCCGACCATTGCCCAGGTGGTCTTTAACGGTCCCTTCGGCTGGGGCTCAAAGGATCTGGAGCGCCGGTTGTATATGGTGAAACGGCGGGTGGAAAAGCGAGTGGTGGGCGACCCGGATTTCTATATCGCCAGCCTCTCCGGTCTGGTTATCGTTTATAAAGGGCTATGCCGCCCGGTCGATCTCCCGAAATTTTTTCCGGATCTTGCCGACTTTCGCATGCAGTCGGCAATCTGTCTCTTTCATCAGCGCTTCTCCACCAACACCCTGCCCAAGTGGCCGCTCGCCCATCCCTTCCGCTATCTCGCCCATAACGGCGAGATCAATACCATCACCGGCAACCGCCAGTGGTCGCGGTCGCGGTCCTACAAGTTCCGTTCGCCGCTCCTGCCGGACATGGCCGAGGCGGCGCCCTTTGTCAACAGCACCGGCTCCGACTCGTCGGCCCTTGATAATATGCTTGAGCTGTTTCTTGCCGGCGGCATGGATCTGTTTCGCGCCTTCCGCCTCCTCGTCCCGCCCGCCTGGCAGCAGCATCCGGATATGGATGAGGACCTGCGCGCCTTCTACGACTTCAACTCGATGCACATGGAGCCCTGGGACGGCCCGGCGGGTATCGTCATGAGCGACGGCCGTTTTGCCGCCTGCGGTCTGGACCGCAACGGCCTGCGCCCGGCCCGTTATGTGGTGACCAAGGACAACCTCATTACCCTGGCCTCCGAGGTCGGCATCTGGGACTATGAACCGGACGAGGTGATCGAAAAGGGCCGGGTCGGCCCCGGCGAGCTGCTGGTCATCGATACCCTCACCGGCCGCCGCTGGACCTCCTGGGATATCGACCGGGAGCTGAAGAGTCGCCACCCCTACAAAAAATGGATGGATAAATGCTGTCGGCATCTCCGCTCCTTTGACTACGAAGAGGGGCTGCCGACCGGAGAACGAGAGCTGGACGACGACAGGCTGTTGCTCTACCAAAAGCTCTTTGGCTGGAGCAATGAGGAATTGGAGCAGATGGTGGCAGTCCTTGGCGCAACCGGCCAGGAGCCGGTGGGTTCCATGGGTGACGACGCGCCGATGGCGGTGTTGTCCGGGCGGGAGCGCAGTCTCTACGACTATTTCCGGCAGATGTTCGCGCAGGTCACCAACCCGCCCATCGACCCGCTGCGCGAGCGTCATGTCATGTCGCTTGCCACCTGTGTCGGCCGCGAACAAAACGTCTTTGACGAAGCGGAGGGCCATGCCTGGCGGGTCATGTTTCAGTCGCCGGTCTTGGTCTACAGTGACCTCCAGCAACTGAAAGACCTCAATCAGACCCACTATAAACACGTGGTGCTCGACCTCAATTACCGGAGGGCGACGGGACTTGCCGCAGCGGTGGCGGAGCTCGCCCGGCAGGCCCTGGCGGCAGCTGAAGATGGCGCCGTACTGCTGATCCTCTCCGACCGCGCCATCGATCAGGAAACCCTGCCTATGCCGGCGGCCATGGCGGTGGGGGCAGTACAAAAAATCCTTGTCGACCACAACCGCCGCTGTGACACCAATATTATCGTCGAGACCGCCTCGGTCCGCGATCCCCATCATTTTGCCGTTCTCCTGGGTATGGGGGCGACCGCCGTTTACCCCTACTTGGTGTACGAATCGCTGGCGCGGATGATAAGCGACGGGACCATGGGGGGCGAATTGCGCCAGGCGATAAGCAACTACCGCAAGGGGATCGACAAGGGTCTGTTGAAGATCCTTTCGAAGATGGGTATCGCCACCATCGCCTCCTACCGCTGCTCGCAGCTCTTTGAGGCGGTGGGGCTTGGCCGCGAGGTGGTCGAGCTGTGCTTTCCCGGCGTCGTCAGCCGCATCGAGGGAGCGGGCTTTGCCGACTTCCAGGAGGACCAGGAGCGGCTGGCGAAAGAGGCCTGGCAGCGTGTTCACAAGCCCCTTGGCCGCGGTGGCCTGTTTAAGTATATCCACGGCGGCGAGTATCATGCCTACAACCCGGATATCGTTCAGGCCCTGCAAAAGGCGGTGCGCACCGGCAATTTTGCCGATTATCAGGTGTATTCCTCACTGGTCGATAACCGGCCGGTAGCCTGCCTGCGCGACCTGCTGCACCTGAAAACGGGGACAACGCCGATTGCCATGACGGAGGTCGAAGCGGCGGAGAACTTTTATCGCCGCTTCGACTCGGCCGCCATGTCCATAGGCGCCCTCGGTCAGGAGGCGCACGAGGCCCTGGCGATCGGCATGAATCGCCTCGGCGGCTACTCCAACAGCGGTGAGGGCGGCGAGGACCCGGCCCGCTTCGGCACCGAACGGGTATCGAAGATCAAACAGGTCGCCTCCGGCCGTTTTGGCGTGACGCCGCACTACCTGGTCAACGCCGAGGTCCTGCAGATCAAGATGGCCCAGGGCGCGAAACCCGGCGAGGGCGGCCAGCTGCCCGGCCATAAGGTGACGGCGCAGATCGCCGCCCTCCGCTATTCGGTGCCGGGGGTGACCCTGATCTCGCCGCCGCCGCACCACGATATCTATTCGATTGAGGACCTGGCCCAGCTGATTTTTGACCTGAAACAGGTAAACCCGCAGGCCCTGGTGAGCGTCAAGCTGGTCTCTGAGCCGGGTGTCGGCACCATTGCCACCGGCGTCGTCAAGGCCTATGCCGACCTCATTACCATCTCCGGCTATGACGGCGGCACCGGCGCCAGCCCACTCACCTCGGTGAAGTACGCCGGCTGTCCGTGGGAACTGGGCCTTGCCGAAACCCAGCAGGCCCTGGTTGCCAACGGCCTGCGGCATAAGGTGCGCCTGCAGGTGGACGGCGGTCTGAAGACCGGCCGGGATATCGTCAAGGCGGCGATCCTTGGTGCCGAGAGCTTCGGCTTCGGCACCGGGCCGCTGATCTCCCTTGGCTGCAAGTTCCTGCGTATCTGCCATCTCAACAACTGCGCCACCGGCGTCGCCACCCAGGACGAGACGCTTAGAAAGGAATATTTCGCGGGGGTGCCGGCCATGGTCATGAATTATTTTCGTTTTATGGTGGAGGAAACGCGGCAGCTTATGGCTGAACTGGGCGTGGCCAGGCTCACCGACCTGATTGGCCGAACCGATCTCCTCGAAGAGGTGGAAGGTATGACCCCACGGCAGAAAAAACTGGTGTTGCTGCCGATCCTGGCAACCACCCAGCCGCCCGAGGGTAGCAGTCTCTGCCACCGGGAGAATAATGTGCCGGATGATCCGGGGACCTTGAACCTAGAGCTGGTGCAGCGTTTCGAGGAGGCGGTGCAGACCGGTGTCGGGGGCGGCGGCAGTTATGTCATCCGCAATACCGACCGGACGGTGGGGGCGCGGCTGTCCGGGCTAATTGCCGACCGGTACGGCAATAGAGGCATGGAGGATATGCCGATCACCCTGCACTTCACCGGCACCGCCGGCCAGAGTTTTGGCGCCTGGAACGCCGGTGGCCTGAACCTGGTGCTCACCGGCGACGCCAACGATTATGTCGGCAAGGGCATGGCCGGCGGCAAACTGGTGGTGCGTCCGCCGCTGGGCGTTGCCTACAAGAGTCATGAGGCAACCATTATCGGTAACACCTGCCTGTACGGGGCGACTGGCGGCAAGCTGTATGCGGCGGGCAAGGCCGGGGAACGCTTTGCCGTCCGCAATTCCGGGGCGAAGGCGGTGGTCGAGGGCATCGGCGATAACGGCTGCGAATATATGACCGGCGGTGTTGTCACGATTCTCGGCGAGACCGGCGTCAACTTCGGGGCGGGGATGACCGGCGGCTTTGCCTACGTCCTGGACGAGAAGGGGGCCTTTGCCGCCCGGGTCAATCCGGAGCTGGTCGAGGTGCTTTCCTTGGAAGGCAGGGCAGTGCTGCAGGAGCATCTGCGGGGAATTATCAACAACCACCTCCTGGAAACCGGCAGTGCCCGGGCCGAGCGGATTCTCAGCGGTTTTGACGAACACTATGCGGCGCTCTTTAAACTCGTTAAGCCAAGAAGTGCCGATGTCGCGACCCTACTCGGCCATCGCGGCAATTCGCCGCGCGAAACCCTCGCAGTCGTGCAATAA
- a CDS encoding DoxX family protein — translation MKGVEWHKTLLWGDRLARWGIAMVFGYAAVPKLLDVQGFAKIIEAYGILADFLILPVAIILPVIEVVLAIGLLCNGWTSKVGSMALLLLFIALLSYSIWVGLDIDCGCFGPEDPEYSAFHGLRTALLRDVGMCLPLIYSFWYHRKKRSPFQIHGEKQ, via the coding sequence ATGAAAGGCGTGGAGTGGCACAAGACCCTGTTGTGGGGTGATCGACTGGCCAGATGGGGCATTGCCATGGTTTTTGGCTATGCCGCCGTGCCCAAGCTCCTCGATGTGCAGGGGTTTGCCAAAATCATCGAGGCCTACGGCATCCTCGCTGATTTCCTGATCCTTCCGGTGGCGATCATTTTGCCGGTTATCGAGGTCGTCCTGGCTATCGGTCTGTTGTGCAATGGCTGGACCAGCAAAGTCGGCAGCATGGCCTTGCTGCTACTGTTCATCGCCCTTTTATCCTATTCAATCTGGGTGGGGCTTGATATCGACTGCGGCTGCTTTGGCCCGGAAGATCCCGAGTATTCGGCCTTCCATGGTCTGCGCACTGCCCTGCTGCGCGACGTCGGCATGTGTCTGCCGCTTATCTATTCATTCTGGTACCATCGAAAAAAACGGAGTCCTTTTCAAATTCACGGAGAAAAACAATGA
- the hypD gene encoding hydrogenase formation protein HypD — protein MKAGDGKRGQGFQETLFAELHRLVDRPMRLMVVCGTQNRAILKYGIREKLPAMLELVSGPGCSVCVMPAGHIDAFIKIAMQPRVITAACEDLLRVPGSKQSLASIWKKGARIEIITSPMDALDIARREPTYTVVYPAVGFEATAPSVAETILEAARLGICNFCVIPSIRLLPPTIDLLMLDPELRIRGLLCSDHINTISDTKAYTQLAKKHNLSCYIAGFEVIDILEGLLSLVKQIRNGESIFDDHSAFIYSSADNRKARRMVSEVFFTVDTDWRGLGTIERSGFVIRDELSLFDATKRFNVRFEEGLESCMCQCNAIISGRGLPPDCPAFANACTPQSPVGPCMISDEGICHSYYKYNLQSSRSHVLPV, from the coding sequence ATGAAAGCCGGTGATGGAAAGAGGGGGCAGGGATTTCAAGAGACGCTGTTTGCCGAGTTGCACAGGCTCGTTGATCGGCCGATGCGCCTGATGGTTGTCTGTGGCACCCAGAATCGGGCCATCCTTAAATATGGCATTCGTGAGAAACTGCCGGCGATGCTTGAACTGGTCTCCGGCCCCGGCTGCAGTGTCTGTGTTATGCCGGCCGGCCACATCGACGCCTTCATCAAGATCGCCATGCAGCCCAGGGTGATTACCGCCGCCTGCGAAGACCTGCTGCGGGTGCCGGGCAGCAAGCAATCCCTTGCCTCGATATGGAAGAAGGGGGCGCGGATCGAGATCATCACCTCGCCGATGGATGCCCTGGATATCGCCCGCCGGGAGCCGACCTATACGGTGGTCTATCCGGCGGTCGGTTTTGAGGCGACCGCGCCGAGCGTTGCCGAGACCATTCTCGAAGCCGCCCGCCTCGGTATCTGTAACTTTTGCGTTATTCCCTCCATCAGGCTGTTGCCGCCGACCATCGACCTGTTGATGCTCGATCCGGAGCTGCGGATTCGCGGCCTGTTGTGTTCCGATCACATCAATACCATCTCCGACACCAAGGCCTATACCCAGTTGGCAAAGAAGCACAATCTTTCCTGCTATATAGCCGGGTTTGAGGTCATTGATATCCTGGAGGGCCTGCTCAGTCTGGTCAAGCAGATCAGAAACGGCGAATCGATCTTCGATGACCATTCCGCCTTTATATATTCCTCCGCCGACAACCGCAAGGCGCGGCGGATGGTCTCCGAGGTCTTTTTCACCGTCGATACCGACTGGCGCGGCCTGGGGACGATTGAGCGCAGCGGTTTTGTCATCCGTGATGAGTTATCGCTCTTTGATGCCACCAAGAGGTTCAACGTCCGCTTCGAAGAAGGGCTTGAGTCCTGTATGTGCCAGTGTAATGCCATCATCTCCGGACGTGGTTTGCCGCCGGACTGTCCGGCCTTCGCCAATGCCTGTACTCCGCAGAGCCCAGTCGGTCCCTGCATGATTTCCGATGAAGGCATCTGCCATTCCTATTATAAATACAACCTGCAGTCCAGCCGGAGCCACGTCCTGCCTGTCTGA
- a CDS encoding radical SAM protein, producing MSAINTINDSYHGFEQGPIRPPSEAGSLLIRITRNCPWNRCTFCPVYKGREFSLRPVEHVLEDIRRVHRYVLEIRKCAAARGKVYPEDIARLRAMDGVDDHAALNAALHWAVGGMQSIFLQDANSLVIKPEHLLTIVRQLKECFPWVERITSYARSHTIARISDDNLRLLRQAGLSRIHIGMESGSDLVLARVQKGVDKKTHILAGQKVKGAGMELSEYIMPGLGGRDLSLDHARQSADALNQINPDFIRLRSLAIPDHVALHEEYQRGDFVKLTDEETARELLVFLETLDGITSTLVSDHILNLFEDVRGTLPGDKQKMLGLVKAFLSLSPGEKMVYQVGRRMGLFRGVGDMDDGAKRQHVLAACERAGITPDTVDAAIDEMMKRFI from the coding sequence ATGAGCGCCATCAATACCATAAACGACAGCTACCACGGTTTTGAGCAGGGACCGATCCGGCCGCCGAGCGAGGCCGGCAGTCTCCTCATCCGCATCACCCGCAACTGCCCGTGGAACCGTTGCACCTTCTGCCCGGTGTATAAAGGTCGGGAGTTTTCCCTGCGGCCGGTAGAGCATGTGCTGGAGGATATCCGCCGCGTCCATCGCTATGTCCTGGAGATCAGGAAGTGCGCCGCGGCGAGGGGCAAGGTGTACCCGGAAGACATCGCCCGGTTGCGGGCCATGGACGGAGTTGACGACCATGCGGCCCTCAATGCCGCCCTGCACTGGGCGGTCGGGGGGATGCAATCGATCTTTCTCCAGGACGCCAACAGCCTGGTCATCAAGCCGGAGCACCTGCTGACCATTGTTCGCCAATTGAAGGAGTGTTTCCCCTGGGTGGAGCGGATAACTTCCTACGCCCGCTCGCATACCATCGCCCGGATAAGCGACGACAATCTGCGGCTGCTGCGGCAGGCGGGCCTGTCACGCATCCATATCGGCATGGAATCCGGTTCGGATCTGGTCCTTGCCCGGGTGCAGAAAGGGGTCGATAAAAAGACCCATATCCTTGCCGGACAGAAGGTCAAAGGTGCCGGGATGGAACTGTCCGAATACATCATGCCAGGACTCGGCGGCCGCGATCTGTCACTTGACCACGCCCGGCAAAGTGCCGACGCCCTGAATCAGATCAACCCGGACTTTATCCGCCTGCGCAGCCTGGCCATCCCCGACCATGTGGCCCTGCATGAGGAGTATCAACGCGGCGATTTTGTGAAATTGACTGACGAGGAAACCGCCCGGGAGCTTCTGGTTTTTCTAGAGACCCTCGACGGCATAACCAGCACCCTGGTCAGCGACCACATCCTCAACCTCTTTGAGGATGTGCGGGGCACCTTGCCGGGCGATAAACAGAAGATGCTCGGGCTGGTCAAGGCCTTTCTCTCCTTGTCGCCGGGGGAGAAGATGGTCTATCAGGTCGGGCGGCGGATGGGGCTTTTTCGCGGCGTCGGCGATATGGACGATGGGGCGAAGCGGCAGCACGTCCTTGCAGCCTGCGAAAGGGCTGGAATTACCCCGGACACTGTCGATGCGGCGATTGATGAAATGATGAAGCGGTTTATCTGA